Below is a window of Dehalococcoidia bacterium DNA.
CTCCGAACACTCGGAAATGCGGGCGAGACGCCCGCGCTCCTGACTCGCCTACTGGTCGGCGGAGTCGAAGGGGATGGCGTTCTTGAGGAAGCGCTGGGGGTCTGAGTCGGCCGTGCTGGAGGCCGCTGCGTCGGCCATGCGATCGTACCTTGGGTCAAGCTCGTTCAACTGTGTGCTGAGCGACTTGTGGAACGCCACGCTGGAGATGATGCGGTGGGCAGGATATGCTATCAGGCGCGTCGAAGCCCCTGACCAGCTTGGCGGTCTTCTCCTGGCAATCTTCGCACCTGTACTCGTAGATTGGCATTGGCTACTCGAAGGTCGTGTCGATCTTGGCGGATACATCGAAG
It encodes the following:
- a CDS encoding zinc ribbon domain-containing protein; amino-acid sequence: MPIYEYRCEDCQEKTAKLVRGFDAPDSISCPPHHLQRGVPQVAQHTVERA